One window of Nocardioides dongkuii genomic DNA carries:
- a CDS encoding APC family permease — MSAPAPEHEDLDTELKRGITGRLLFFYVLGDVLGSGVYVLIGAVAAAVGGAFWLAFLLGICVATLTGLAYAELVTKYPRAAGASLYVNQAFKSPTLTFFVTVAMLSASFAAAGSLAAGFSDYFAEVWSAPPALLVSLAFVAVLSIVNFIGITESVVANLMMTIVEVAGLAIVVLIGVVHVARGGVDFSVLTDFSPPGDTSPVLAVVAGVALGFFAMTGFENAANVAEECTHPRRTFPKALVGGMIGAGIIYVAVAIAAALTVPIDTLAESPAALLEVVKADILPVPVGPMTTLFAIIAMIAITNTTLVAVVTQSRILYGMAKEDVVPSVFAKLHSTRKSPWVGLIFSGLVVSGLLVTGTVLGELGVKTDLVTRLAAVTVVLLLFVYAMVIVCAFKLRGHDESDATYRAPTFLLVLGIVGNVALLWYVIDDDPASLIWCGALIALGGVLFVLEYAFGSRRKVAETAP, encoded by the coding sequence ATGTCGGCGCCGGCACCGGAGCACGAGGACCTCGACACCGAGCTCAAGCGGGGCATCACCGGTCGACTCCTGTTCTTCTACGTGCTCGGCGACGTGCTCGGCTCCGGCGTCTACGTCCTCATCGGCGCGGTCGCGGCGGCCGTCGGCGGCGCCTTCTGGCTCGCCTTCCTGCTCGGCATCTGCGTCGCGACGCTGACCGGCCTGGCGTACGCCGAGCTGGTCACGAAGTACCCGCGCGCCGCGGGGGCCTCGCTCTACGTCAACCAGGCCTTCAAGTCCCCGACGCTGACCTTCTTCGTCACCGTCGCGATGCTCTCCGCCAGCTTCGCCGCAGCGGGCTCCCTCGCCGCCGGCTTCAGCGACTACTTCGCCGAGGTCTGGTCGGCCCCGCCCGCCCTGCTGGTGTCGCTCGCCTTCGTCGCCGTGCTCAGCATCGTGAACTTCATCGGCATCACCGAGTCCGTCGTCGCCAACCTGATGATGACGATCGTCGAGGTCGCCGGTCTCGCCATCGTGGTGCTGATCGGCGTCGTCCACGTCGCCCGGGGCGGGGTGGACTTCTCCGTGCTCACCGACTTCTCGCCGCCCGGGGACACCAGCCCGGTGCTCGCCGTGGTGGCGGGCGTCGCGCTCGGCTTCTTCGCGATGACCGGCTTCGAGAACGCCGCCAACGTGGCCGAGGAGTGCACCCACCCCCGCCGTACCTTCCCGAAGGCGCTGGTCGGCGGCATGATCGGCGCCGGCATCATCTACGTCGCGGTGGCGATCGCCGCGGCGCTGACCGTGCCCATCGACACGCTGGCGGAGTCCCCGGCCGCGCTGCTCGAGGTGGTCAAGGCCGACATCCTCCCGGTGCCGGTCGGCCCGATGACCACCCTCTTCGCGATCATCGCGATGATCGCGATCACCAACACCACGCTGGTCGCAGTCGTGACCCAGTCCCGGATCCTCTACGGCATGGCCAAGGAGGACGTCGTCCCGAGCGTCTTCGCCAAGCTGCACTCCACGCGCAAGAGCCCGTGGGTCGGGCTGATCTTCTCCGGGCTGGTCGTCTCCGGGCTGCTGGTGACCGGCACCGTCCTGGGGGAGCTCGGCGTCAAGACCGACCTGGTGACCCGGCTCGCCGCGGTGACGGTCGTGCTGCTGCTCTTCGTCTACGCGATGGTGATCGTCTGCGCCTTCAAGCTGCGCGGCCACGACGAGTCCGACGCGACGTACCGGGCCCCGACGTTCCTGCTCGTGCTCGGCATCGTCGGCAACGTCGCGCTGCTCTGGTACGTCATCGACGACGACCCGGCCTCGTTGATCTGGTGCGGGGCGCTGATCGCCCTCGGCGGGGTGCTGTTCGTCCTCGAGTATGCCTTCGGCTCCCGCAGGAAGGTCGCCGAGACCGCCCCTTAG
- a CDS encoding LuxR C-terminal-related transcriptional regulator, with protein sequence MSQPPGPTAPVRVVVVDDHAMFRRGVTAELAAAGPGEVEVVAEAADVDEAVAAVAAHRPDVVLLDVHLPGGGGVEVMRRGQVPEARYLALSVSDAAEDVIGTIRAGARGYVTKTITGPELVSAIRRVADGDAVFSPRLAGFVLDAFAGSIEVAAVDEDLDRLTEREREVMRLIARGYAYKEVAKELFISIKTVETHMSSVLRKLQLSSRHELSRWASDRRLL encoded by the coding sequence GTGAGCCAGCCCCCCGGACCGACCGCTCCCGTGCGCGTGGTCGTCGTCGACGACCACGCGATGTTCCGGCGCGGGGTGACCGCCGAGCTCGCGGCCGCCGGGCCCGGCGAGGTCGAGGTCGTCGCCGAGGCCGCCGACGTCGACGAGGCGGTCGCCGCGGTGGCCGCCCACCGGCCCGACGTGGTCCTGCTCGACGTGCACCTGCCCGGCGGGGGCGGGGTCGAGGTGATGCGCCGCGGCCAGGTGCCCGAGGCGCGCTACCTGGCGCTCAGCGTCTCCGACGCCGCCGAGGACGTCATCGGCACCATCCGCGCCGGCGCCCGCGGCTACGTCACCAAGACCATCACCGGCCCCGAGCTCGTCTCCGCGATCCGTCGGGTCGCCGACGGCGACGCGGTGTTCAGCCCCCGGCTGGCCGGGTTCGTGCTCGACGCGTTCGCCGGCTCGATCGAGGTCGCCGCCGTCGACGAGGACCTGGACCGGCTCACCGAGCGCGAGCGGGAGGTGATGCGGCTGATCGCCCGCGGCTACGCCTACAAGGAGGTCGCCAAGGAGCTGTTCATCTCCATCAAGACCGTCGAGACCCACATGTCGAGCGTGCTGCGCAAGCTGCAGCTCTCCTCGCGCCACGAGCTGAGCCGCTGGGCCTCGGACCGCCGCCTGCTCTGA
- a CDS encoding ATP-binding protein, producing the protein MSTATTPAPYEPRRAYRDTQDVVLGGVASGLARHLAVPVLWVRAGFLLAALLGGFGVVLYAGLWMMLPSDSRFEDTAPGLAGATRDGRRPARRRRLSDVGPAVALAALGLGAVLSLQALFGGGAVFWPTFLGLLGLALLWRQADEAQRERWTNQTGRIDPVRIVFGSGGWASYARVLAGVLLVVSAIFVIGFEGASADAARAGLLAGGLLLVGLLIVIGPWVFGLASDLSAEREERVRSQERADVAAHLHDSVLQTLALIQNNSTDAVTVARLARAQERDLRAWLYAGEATDESTVASALRGAAAEVEDAHCVSVDVVAVGDCDLTEQVRPVVAAAREAVTNAAKHAGTGRVDVYAEVTPAAVDVFVRDRGAGFDPDAVPADRHGVRHSILDRMQRHGGTAEVRSAPGGGTEVRLHLPRTQTQEDPT; encoded by the coding sequence ATGAGCACCGCCACCACCCCCGCGCCGTACGAGCCCCGCCGCGCCTACCGCGACACCCAGGACGTCGTCCTCGGCGGCGTCGCGTCCGGCCTGGCGCGGCACCTGGCGGTGCCGGTGCTGTGGGTGCGGGCGGGGTTCCTGCTGGCGGCGCTGCTCGGCGGCTTCGGCGTGGTGCTGTACGCCGGCCTCTGGATGATGCTGCCGAGCGACTCCCGGTTCGAGGACACCGCGCCCGGGCTCGCCGGCGCCACCCGCGACGGCCGTCGTCCCGCCCGGCGGCGTCGGCTCAGCGACGTCGGCCCCGCGGTGGCCCTGGCGGCGCTCGGGCTCGGGGCGGTGCTGTCGCTGCAGGCGCTCTTCGGCGGCGGCGCGGTCTTCTGGCCGACGTTCCTCGGGCTGCTCGGACTCGCGCTTCTGTGGCGCCAGGCCGACGAGGCGCAGCGCGAGCGGTGGACCAACCAGACCGGCCGGATCGACCCCGTGCGGATCGTCTTCGGCAGCGGCGGCTGGGCGTCGTACGCGCGGGTGCTCGCCGGCGTCCTGCTGGTCGTGTCCGCGATCTTCGTCATCGGGTTCGAGGGCGCCAGCGCCGACGCCGCGCGCGCCGGGCTGCTGGCCGGCGGACTGCTGCTGGTCGGGCTGCTGATCGTCATCGGGCCGTGGGTCTTCGGCCTCGCCTCCGACCTCAGCGCCGAGCGCGAGGAGCGGGTGCGCTCCCAGGAGCGCGCCGACGTCGCCGCGCACCTGCACGACTCGGTCCTGCAGACCCTCGCCCTGATCCAGAACAACTCCACCGACGCCGTCACCGTCGCCCGGCTCGCCCGCGCCCAGGAGCGCGACCTCCGGGCCTGGCTGTACGCCGGGGAGGCCACCGACGAGAGCACCGTCGCCAGCGCCCTGCGTGGTGCGGCCGCCGAGGTCGAGGACGCCCACTGCGTCTCGGTCGACGTGGTCGCGGTCGGTGACTGCGACCTCACCGAGCAGGTCCGCCCCGTCGTGGCCGCGGCCCGCGAGGCGGTCACCAACGCGGCCAAGCACGCCGGCACCGGGCGCGTCGACGTGTACGCCGAAGTGACGCCCGCCGCCGTCGACGTCTTCGTCCGCGACCGCGGGGCGGGCTTCGACCCCGACGCCGTCCCGGCCGACCGGCACGGCGTCCGGCACAGCATCCTGGACCGGATGCAGCGCCACGGCGGCACCGCGGAGGTCCGCTCCGCGCCCGGCGGCGGCACCGAGGTGCGCCTGCACCTGCCCCGCACCCAGACCCAGGAGGACCCCACGTGA
- a CDS encoding PspC domain-containing protein, giving the protein MTTTPPDAPAGPGPQDGPGQGPRTTRDEVRDLGRLRRSTTDRKIAGVAGGLARHLDVDPLVLRVVLVVLVFFGGAGVLLYGACWLLVPEDDGSEATVQLDDRTRSVALIVVGVLAALALVGDSWGFIGFPWPVVVIGAIVVYLISRNRQEPAGSPAVTPTVAREGATPVPPTHPYAVTAHHPPYVPPAPYVPPVPRNPRRRGPLLFWFTLALIALAEGVLGIVDLAGAPVTDSAYPALALAITGAMLVVGAFYGRAGGLILVGAVAAVVLAATSAADRWTEETITARPELAADLDPSYRFGAGELVIDLTDIEDLEALDGRVLELDVSVGRIEVIVPEGLAVDARAVAHGPGSIDLFGDKREGVDTSATERRNDGLDDQPELTIDAEVNVGEIQVRTR; this is encoded by the coding sequence ATGACCACGACACCACCGGACGCTCCCGCGGGACCCGGACCCCAGGACGGCCCCGGCCAGGGCCCGCGCACCACCCGCGACGAGGTCCGCGACCTGGGCCGGCTGCGCCGGTCCACCACCGACCGCAAGATCGCGGGCGTCGCCGGCGGGCTCGCGCGGCACCTCGACGTGGACCCGCTCGTGCTGCGGGTCGTGCTGGTGGTGCTGGTGTTCTTCGGCGGCGCCGGCGTGCTGCTGTACGGCGCGTGCTGGCTGCTGGTCCCCGAGGACGACGGCAGCGAGGCGACGGTGCAGCTCGACGACCGCACCCGCAGCGTCGCGCTGATCGTGGTCGGCGTCCTCGCGGCGCTCGCGCTCGTGGGCGACTCGTGGGGCTTCATCGGCTTCCCGTGGCCGGTCGTCGTGATCGGCGCGATCGTCGTCTACCTGATCTCCCGCAACCGGCAGGAGCCGGCCGGCTCCCCCGCCGTCACCCCGACCGTCGCCCGGGAGGGCGCCACTCCGGTGCCGCCCACCCACCCGTACGCCGTCACGGCCCACCACCCGCCGTACGTCCCGCCCGCGCCGTACGTCCCGCCGGTGCCGCGCAACCCGCGCCGGCGCGGACCGCTGCTGTTCTGGTTCACCCTCGCGCTGATCGCGCTCGCCGAGGGCGTGCTGGGGATCGTCGACCTGGCCGGCGCACCGGTCACGGACTCGGCGTACCCGGCCCTGGCGCTCGCGATCACCGGCGCGATGCTGGTCGTCGGGGCGTTCTACGGCCGGGCCGGCGGGCTGATCCTGGTCGGTGCCGTGGCCGCGGTCGTGCTCGCGGCGACCAGCGCGGCCGACCGCTGGACCGAGGAGACGATCACCGCGCGGCCGGAGCTGGCCGCCGACCTCGACCCGAGCTACCGCTTCGGCGCCGGCGAGCTGGTCATCGACCTCACCGACATCGAGGACCTCGAGGCGCTCGACGGCCGGGTCCTCGAGCTCGACGTGAGCGTCGGACGGATCGAGGTCATCGTGCCCGAGGGGCTCGCCGTCGACGCGCGGGCGGTCGCGCACGGTCCGGGCAGCATCGACCTGTTCGGCGACAAGCGGGAGGGGGTCGACACCAGCGCCACCGAGCGCCGCAACGACGGGCTGGACGACCAGCCCGAGCTGACCATCGACGCCGAGGTCAACGTCGGCGAGATCCAGGTGAGGACCCGATGA
- a CDS encoding glycerophosphodiester phosphodiesterase produces MTSRNLSLRPVLAGLALSLTAGLVAAPAAAEARPAPGTHAGTRTEPIVVAHRGASGYRPEHTLAAYRLAIRMGADYVEPDLVSTRDGVLVARHENEISGTTDVAAHPEFADRRTTKTIDGRPVTGWFTEDFTLAELKTLRAVERLPQVRPDNTRYDGRFEVPTLVEVLQMVREESRGARRTIGVYPETKHPTYFDSIGLSLEEPLVRTLDRFGLDRKRSKVIVQSFETANLRELDHLTDVPLAQLVDASGAPYDLVAAGDDRTYDDLLTRAGLRRIARYADGIGAHKNRVLPRDPATGATGRPSDVVRDAHRAGLVVHVWTVRDENQFMATNFQRGTDPNAKGDVRAEVVTLLDAGVDGIFADHPDSAVDALEDWLG; encoded by the coding sequence ATGACCTCACGGAACCTCTCCCTCCGGCCCGTGCTCGCGGGTCTCGCCCTCTCCCTCACCGCCGGCCTCGTCGCCGCTCCGGCCGCCGCCGAGGCGCGCCCCGCCCCCGGCACGCACGCCGGCACGCGCACCGAGCCGATCGTCGTCGCCCACCGTGGCGCGTCCGGCTACCGCCCCGAGCACACGCTCGCGGCGTACCGCCTCGCCATCCGGATGGGCGCCGACTACGTCGAGCCCGACCTGGTCTCCACCCGGGACGGCGTCCTGGTCGCCCGGCACGAGAACGAGATCAGCGGCACCACCGACGTGGCGGCCCACCCGGAGTTCGCCGACCGGCGCACCACCAAGACCATCGACGGCCGTCCGGTGACCGGCTGGTTCACCGAGGACTTCACCCTCGCCGAGCTCAAGACGCTGCGGGCCGTGGAGCGGCTGCCGCAGGTGCGGCCCGACAACACCCGCTACGACGGCCGGTTCGAGGTCCCGACGCTGGTCGAGGTGCTGCAGATGGTCCGCGAGGAGTCGCGCGGGGCACGCCGCACGATCGGCGTCTACCCCGAGACCAAGCACCCGACGTACTTCGACTCGATCGGCCTGTCGCTGGAGGAGCCGCTGGTGCGCACGCTCGACCGGTTCGGCCTGGACCGGAAGCGGTCGAAGGTGATCGTCCAGTCCTTCGAGACCGCCAACCTGCGCGAGCTCGACCACCTGACCGACGTCCCCCTCGCGCAGCTCGTCGACGCCTCGGGCGCGCCGTACGACCTGGTCGCGGCCGGCGACGACCGGACGTACGACGACCTGCTCACCCGGGCGGGCCTGCGCCGGATCGCCCGGTACGCCGACGGGATCGGCGCGCACAAGAACCGGGTGCTCCCGCGGGACCCGGCCACCGGCGCCACCGGCCGGCCGAGCGACGTCGTCCGCGACGCGCACCGGGCCGGCCTGGTCGTGCACGTGTGGACGGTGCGCGACGAGAACCAGTTCATGGCGACGAACTTCCAGCGCGGCACCGACCCGAACGCGAAGGGCGACGTCCGGGCCGAGGTGGTCACGCTCCTGGACGCCGGGGTCGACGGCATCTTCGCCGACCACCCCGACTCCGCCGTCGACGCGCTGGAGGACTGGCTCGGCTGA
- a CDS encoding glycerophosphodiester phosphodiesterase family protein translates to MSVLTAGLPTRSIPSRLVVTPAVVAHRGASGYHPEHTLGAYRAAVRMGADAVELDVVPTADGVLVVRHESELSATTDVADHPGLADRRTTRRVGGRRVTGWFTDDLTLAEVRTLRCRERHPALRPGNTLHDGREGVATLGEVLAAVGTESVRRERAVGVMIELKSPARFAARGLPLEEPLLAELRCRGLDHARSGVTVMSFDRGILRRLASRTTVPLVQLLDVGDRLDAVALDAIERYADGVGVHQALVRPRTPDGRLDAPTRLVREAHRRWLDVHVWTLRAENRYLPVEHRLGDDPAVLGDLPGLAADLLDAGVDGLITDHPDLALRAVAAAV, encoded by the coding sequence GTGAGCGTCCTGACCGCCGGGCTCCCCACCCGGTCGATCCCCTCCCGTCTCGTCGTCACCCCCGCCGTGGTCGCGCACCGCGGCGCGAGCGGCTACCACCCCGAGCACACGCTCGGCGCCTACCGGGCGGCCGTCCGGATGGGCGCGGACGCCGTGGAGCTCGACGTGGTGCCCACCGCGGACGGCGTCCTGGTGGTCCGGCACGAGAGCGAGCTGTCCGCGACCACCGACGTCGCCGATCACCCCGGGCTCGCGGACCGCCGTACCACCCGGCGGGTGGGCGGTCGCCGCGTGACGGGGTGGTTCACCGACGACCTCACCCTCGCGGAGGTCAGGACGCTCCGCTGCCGCGAGCGGCACCCGGCGCTGCGGCCCGGCAACACCCTCCACGACGGCCGCGAGGGGGTGGCCACGCTGGGCGAGGTGCTGGCGGCGGTCGGGACCGAGTCGGTACGCCGCGAGCGGGCCGTCGGCGTGATGATCGAGCTGAAGTCGCCGGCCCGGTTCGCCGCGCGGGGGCTCCCGCTCGAGGAACCCCTGCTCGCCGAGCTGCGGTGCCGGGGCCTGGACCACGCGCGGTCCGGCGTGACGGTGATGTCCTTCGACCGCGGGATCCTGCGCCGGCTCGCCTCGCGCACCACGGTGCCGCTGGTGCAGCTGCTCGACGTGGGGGACCGGCTCGACGCGGTGGCCCTCGACGCGATCGAGCGGTACGCCGACGGGGTCGGCGTGCACCAGGCGCTGGTGCGGCCGCGCACCCCCGACGGGCGGCTCGACGCGCCCACCCGGCTGGTCCGCGAGGCGCACCGCCGCTGGCTCGACGTGCACGTGTGGACGCTGCGCGCGGAGAACCGGTACCTCCCCGTCGAGCACCGGCTCGGTGACGACCCCGCCGTCCTCGGCGACCTTCCCGGCCTCGCCGCGGACCTCCTCGACGCCGGCGTCGACGGTCTGATCACCGACCACCCCGACCTCGCCCTGCGCGCGGTCGCGGCAGCGGTCTGA
- a CDS encoding YbaK/EbsC family protein: MTLPALGGLTSLPALDRPDLLGPSVAAALASWSYAAEVAVVEIDPALADTAAMSEAYGVPLEASANCVVVAGRRDGAERVAACVVRADTRADVNTLVKRTLDVRKASFLPMDRAVEESGMEHGGITPVGLPAAWRVLVDARVLEIPVAVIGSGVRRSKLLLPGRLLAELPGGTVVAGLGVPVG; this comes from the coding sequence ATGACCCTCCCCGCGCTGGGCGGCCTCACCTCGCTGCCCGCCCTGGACCGCCCCGACCTCCTCGGCCCGAGCGTGGCCGCCGCCCTGGCGTCCTGGTCGTACGCCGCCGAGGTGGCGGTCGTCGAGATCGACCCGGCGCTGGCGGACACCGCCGCGATGAGCGAGGCGTACGGCGTCCCGCTCGAGGCGAGCGCGAACTGCGTCGTCGTCGCGGGCCGCCGGGACGGCGCCGAGCGGGTCGCGGCCTGCGTGGTGCGCGCCGACACCCGCGCCGACGTCAACACCCTCGTCAAGCGCACCCTCGACGTGCGGAAGGCGTCGTTCCTGCCGATGGACCGCGCCGTCGAGGAGTCCGGGATGGAGCACGGCGGCATCACCCCGGTCGGCCTGCCGGCCGCGTGGCGGGTGCTGGTCGACGCCCGGGTGCTGGAGATCCCGGTGGCGGTGATCGGCTCCGGCGTACGCCGCTCCAAGCTGCTGCTGCCCGGCCGGCTGCTCGCGGAGCTGCCGGGGGGAACGGTCGTGGCGGGCCTCGGAGTTCCCGTTGGCTGA
- a CDS encoding ABC transporter transmembrane domain-containing protein, which produces MRSFPLDHPGTADHRSPGRFLWWLAKGQWHTLTIGALFGVVWMSTQAVMPAVIGRAIDQGVADRDRTALVQYAAVMLVLGLVQAGTGIMRHRYAVTNWLTAAYRTVQLVGRHAVHLGGTLPRKVSTGEVVAIGTSDLSHLGQVMDVTARFAGAVVSFVVVAVILLQTSTTLGLVVLLGVPLLMLLVGPLLAPLQRRSARQRELMGSLSNTASDIVGGLRVLRGIGGEQVFHDRYVRESQTTRHAGVRVAKVQSLLDALQVLLPGVFVVIVVWLGARYAVDGRISAGELVAFYGYSAFLMIPLRTATEYANKFVRARVSARRVCHVLALTPDHTDPATPVEPPPPGGELHDARTGLRVRPGGLVAVVSERPDEAAALADRLGMCAAEVDDHVRLGGVPLSAMRRSDVRSRVVVSDTGATLFSGRLADRLDASGTGDVTSALDTASADDILEALPDGLDTVVAERGRTFSGGQRQRLVLARVLTADPEVLVLVEPTSAVDAHTEARIAARLRAQRGGRSTVVVTSSPLVLDAVDEVAFLRDGVVVATGSHGELLESCVDYRAVVTRETEVPV; this is translated from the coding sequence GTGCGCTCCTTCCCCCTCGACCATCCCGGCACCGCCGACCACCGCTCACCGGGGCGCTTCCTCTGGTGGCTGGCCAAGGGCCAGTGGCACACCCTGACGATCGGGGCGCTCTTCGGCGTCGTGTGGATGTCGACCCAGGCGGTGATGCCGGCCGTGATCGGCCGCGCGATCGACCAGGGGGTCGCCGACCGCGACCGCACCGCGCTGGTGCAGTACGCCGCGGTGATGCTCGTGCTCGGCCTCGTCCAGGCCGGCACCGGCATCATGCGGCACCGGTACGCCGTGACGAACTGGCTGACCGCGGCGTACCGCACCGTCCAGCTCGTCGGCCGCCACGCCGTGCACCTCGGCGGCACCCTCCCCCGCAAGGTCTCCACCGGCGAGGTGGTCGCGATCGGCACCAGCGACCTCTCCCACCTCGGCCAGGTGATGGACGTGACCGCGCGGTTCGCCGGCGCGGTCGTCTCCTTCGTCGTCGTCGCGGTGATCCTGCTGCAGACCTCGACCACGCTCGGCCTCGTGGTGCTGCTCGGCGTCCCGCTGCTGATGCTGCTGGTCGGCCCGCTGCTGGCCCCGCTCCAGCGCCGCAGCGCCCGCCAGCGCGAGCTGATGGGGTCGCTGTCCAACACCGCCAGCGACATCGTCGGCGGGCTCCGGGTCCTGCGCGGGATCGGCGGCGAGCAGGTCTTCCACGACCGCTACGTCCGCGAGTCGCAGACCACCCGGCACGCCGGCGTCCGGGTCGCCAAGGTGCAGTCGCTGCTCGACGCCCTCCAGGTGCTGCTGCCCGGTGTCTTCGTGGTGATCGTCGTCTGGCTCGGCGCCCGGTACGCCGTCGACGGCCGGATCTCGGCCGGCGAGCTGGTCGCGTTCTACGGCTACTCGGCGTTCCTGATGATCCCGCTGCGCACCGCGACCGAGTACGCCAACAAGTTCGTCCGCGCCCGCGTCTCTGCGCGCCGGGTCTGCCACGTGCTCGCGCTGACCCCCGACCACACCGACCCGGCGACGCCCGTCGAGCCGCCGCCCCCCGGCGGCGAGCTGCACGACGCCCGCACCGGCCTGCGGGTGCGCCCCGGCGGGCTGGTCGCCGTCGTCAGCGAGCGGCCCGACGAGGCGGCGGCGCTGGCCGACCGGCTCGGCATGTGCGCCGCGGAGGTCGACGACCACGTCCGGCTCGGCGGCGTACCCCTCTCGGCGATGCGGCGCTCCGACGTACGCAGCCGGGTCGTCGTCTCCGACACCGGCGCGACGCTGTTCAGCGGCCGGCTCGCCGATCGGCTGGACGCCTCCGGCACCGGCGACGTGACCTCGGCGCTCGACACCGCCTCCGCCGACGACATCCTCGAGGCGCTGCCCGACGGCCTGGACACCGTGGTCGCCGAGCGCGGCCGCACCTTCTCCGGCGGGCAGCGGCAGCGGCTGGTCCTGGCCCGCGTGCTCACCGCCGACCCGGAGGTGCTGGTGCTGGTCGAGCCGACGTCGGCCGTCGACGCCCACACAGAAGCGCGGATCGCCGCCCGGCTCCGCGCCCAGCGCGGCGGCCGCTCGACGGTCGTGGTCACCAGCAGCCCGCTGGTGCTCGACGCGGTCGACGAGGTCGCGTTCCTGCGTGACGGCGTCGTGGTGGCCACCGGCAGCCACGGCGAGCTGCTGGAGAGCTGCGTCGACTACCGCGCCGTGGTCACCCGCGAGACGGAGGTGCCGGTGTGA
- a CDS encoding ABC transporter ATP-binding protein → MSTALPVADTRSLRAYVRRLARRHPRMLYGAVALHVSAAVAGLAAPRLIGELVEAVETGTSLGHVDRVMMLLAGFVLLQTVLTRYARYVSQVLGEEVLAELREDFVGNALALPVGVVESAGSGDLLTRTSRDVDQLGWSVRWALPEWTIAVVTAVITFVAAISVGWWVALPCLLGVPPLVIGLRWYLARAKDGYLRESASYSQINATLTETVEGARTVEALGLEDERVRAIDDDIHESFLAEKYTLRLRTVFFPSMELSYLIPTVGTLLLGGYLYAEGRVSLGDVTAAVLYVQMLIDPVDRIVSILDELQLGAASLARLLGVAEVPDDRQVSGARPDGEAIEARDVRFSYVEGRDVLHGIDLKVGVGERIAMVGPSGAGKSTLGRLLAGIHPPRTGAVTVGGVGLVELPLDELRGHVALVTQEHHVFVGTIRENLVLARPGATDDDVRAALDAVDALAWVEALPEGLDELVGSGGRALSAAQAQQVALARLVLADPHTLVLDEATSLIDPRAARHLERSLAAVLEGRTVIAIAHRLFSAHDADRVAVVEDGRISELGSHDELVAAGGSYAALWDSWNGKH, encoded by the coding sequence GTGAGCACCGCCCTCCCGGTCGCCGACACCCGGTCGCTCCGTGCGTACGTCCGCCGGCTCGCCCGCCGCCACCCCCGGATGCTGTACGGCGCGGTCGCGCTGCACGTGAGCGCGGCCGTCGCCGGGCTCGCCGCGCCCCGCCTGATCGGCGAGCTGGTCGAGGCCGTCGAGACCGGCACCAGCCTGGGTCACGTCGACCGGGTGATGATGCTGCTCGCCGGCTTCGTGCTGCTGCAGACCGTGCTCACCCGCTACGCCCGCTACGTCAGCCAGGTCCTCGGCGAGGAGGTGCTCGCCGAGCTGCGCGAGGACTTCGTCGGCAACGCGCTCGCGCTGCCCGTCGGGGTCGTGGAGTCGGCCGGCTCCGGCGACCTGCTCACCCGCACCTCGCGCGACGTCGACCAGCTCGGCTGGTCGGTGCGCTGGGCGCTGCCGGAGTGGACGATCGCGGTCGTCACGGCGGTGATCACGTTCGTCGCGGCGATCAGCGTCGGCTGGTGGGTGGCGCTGCCGTGCCTCCTCGGCGTACCGCCCCTGGTCATCGGCCTGCGGTGGTACCTCGCCCGCGCCAAGGACGGCTACCTGCGCGAGAGCGCGTCGTACTCCCAGATCAACGCGACGCTCACCGAGACCGTCGAGGGCGCCCGCACCGTCGAGGCCCTCGGGCTCGAGGACGAGCGGGTGCGCGCGATCGACGACGACATCCACGAGTCCTTCCTCGCCGAGAAGTACACGCTGCGGTTGCGCACCGTGTTCTTCCCGAGCATGGAGCTGTCCTACCTGATCCCGACGGTCGGGACGCTGCTGCTCGGCGGCTATCTGTACGCCGAGGGGCGGGTCTCGCTGGGCGACGTCACCGCCGCGGTGCTCTACGTCCAGATGCTCATCGACCCGGTCGACCGGATCGTCTCGATCCTCGACGAGCTGCAGCTCGGCGCCGCGTCGCTGGCCCGGCTGCTCGGCGTCGCCGAGGTGCCCGACGACCGCCAGGTCAGCGGGGCCCGGCCGGACGGCGAGGCGATCGAGGCGCGCGACGTGCGGTTCTCCTACGTCGAGGGCCGCGACGTGCTGCACGGCATCGACCTGAAGGTCGGCGTGGGCGAGCGGATCGCGATGGTCGGGCCGTCCGGCGCCGGCAAGTCCACGCTCGGGCGGCTGCTCGCCGGCATCCACCCGCCACGGACCGGCGCGGTGACCGTCGGCGGGGTCGGGCTGGTCGAGCTGCCGCTCGACGAGCTGCGCGGCCACGTCGCACTGGTGACCCAGGAGCACCACGTCTTCGTGGGCACGATCCGCGAGAACCTCGTGCTCGCGCGCCCCGGCGCCACCGACGACGACGTACGCGCGGCGCTGGACGCGGTCGACGCGCTCGCGTGGGTCGAGGCGCTGCCCGAGGGGCTCGACGAGCTGGTCGGGTCCGGCGGTCGTGCACTCTCGGCCGCGCAGGCGCAGCAGGTCGCGCTGGCCCGGCTGGTGCTGGCCGACCCGCACACGCTGGTGCTCGACGAGGCGACCTCGCTGATCGACCCGCGCGCCGCGCGCCACCTCGAGCGGTCGCTGGCCGCCGTGCTCGAGGGACGCACGGTGATCGCGATCGCGCACCGGCTGTTCTCCGCCCACGACGCCGACCGGGTCGCCGTCGTCGAGGACGGCCGGATCTCCGAGCTCGGCTCGCACGACGAGCTGGTCGCCGCCGGCGGGTCGTACGCCGCCCTCTGGGACAGCTGGAACGGCAAGCACTGA